Genomic segment of Bicyclus anynana chromosome 7, ilBicAnyn1.1, whole genome shotgun sequence:
ataatatgaacTAGCTGATACACGCGACTTCGCTTTTCGTGAAATCgtattcattaaaatttcagCAAATCCTTTCAGTAGTTTTTGCTTAAAgcagtaacaaatattcataccatTGATAACAAACATCATAACTATCACCTTATCACAAATCTCGCTGGAATCATTGATTATTGCAGGATAAAAGGAAGCCTTTGTGTAAATCCAGGCTATATtctatctcaattccaaatttcagcgaatttGTTTCAGTAGACGCGAcgtgaaagagttacaaactataatataaatagccatcagtttttcgcaaatctcgcaaaaaccataatctttttcgggataaatctattttcgttttaagtttcagcaaaatcggttcagtagttgcggcgttaaagagtaacaaacatccatacaaaaatttgcgtttattatattagtaggatatgaatatgaatataacCTCAGCAAATAGTCCAACGGTTATACTAGGCAATAAAGATAAGTCATAAAGcagtaataaaattgtaaagacAAATGTGTCTTTTCTTAccttttagttacatttattcggGTCCATTGCCGATTAACTGGCGAAGCTTTTTGTAGACAATAGATTATGGAACTCGAGATTTATTGATGCTGTAATTACTATCGTGATCGTTAACGGACCTCCCTATACTCGTATTTTAGGAGAAATTACGACAGCAACGAATTATTGCAATTAAGTAAAgttccgtagggtgtgggttcgagacGGGTccgggatgcacctccaactttttagttatgtgcattttgataaattaaatatcacgtgtctcaaacggtgaaggaaaaacatcatgaggagacctgcataccagagaatcttcttaattctctgcgtgtgttaagtctgccaatccgcattgggacagcgtggtggtctattggcctaacccctgttgttgagatgagactcgagctcagaagtgagccgaatatgggttgatagtgatgttgTAGAACCAACGTCTTGTGGACGCTCCGGTTTTAGAATGAAACATACGCAAAATAACTTATTGTCAAGTTTGACAAGCAGTATTTCTTGGCTTTGTTAGTATTTCACggataatcacactaatattataaaagagaacgtttgtgtgcgtatacgtgtgtgtgtatgtgtgtgtgtatgtgtgtgtatgtgtgtgcgCGTTTGTGTTTCTTACTCCTTCACTACACAACTGCTacaacgatttggctgaaatacgGAATGAAGATATTATTACAACCTGGATTACAACTTTACTATTATTAATCCCaagaaaatccatagttcccgtggAATTTGAGAACTTCAATTCAATATATCCACATGATCAAATATGAGCACATGTGTAAAGTATCTTAGAAATCTACAAAGTAACAATTTGCTATCGCTTGGCCAATACATGCCAGAGAACCGATGGTCGTTCGGGCTCCAAAGCTCTGGAATGCCAATACCGATTCGCAAATATCAGTGCCGGTATTGAAATGCCATGAGAACTATACAAGTACACAGTGAAAGAGAATTTAGAACACGAAGGTGTGAAATTTTAATCGATatatattaaagtttaattgaattaatatacttatatcCAATCCCATTactttaaactaataataaatttgaaattaacaGCAAACAAAAAGCATCGACATAATGTTATGAATTAAACACAACTAATAGTAGCTTGATCGTTAACTGTAGCCCTCATAAAAAGTCTCAAAGTCATTCAGCGGGCCATGGTgggagctatgctcggagttaCTGTgcgatcaaatcagaaatgaggagatccgcagagaACCAAAGACACTAATATAGCTCAGCATGTCGCGaatctgaagtggcagtgggctgggcacatagttcgaagagttggggccccaaggtgctggaatggcaatcCCGCACTgaaaagcgcagtattggttgACTCCCAACTACGTGGaatgaggacatcaagcaggttgcagggagccgctggatgctggcggctcgagaccgttttgtttggaagtccatgcaagagcctacgtccagcagtgggcgtCTAGAGGATGTTATTGATGGACTGTAGTTTACCCCTTTCTAATTAGGATCTTAGacataaatattaacaatagATTTGTCAAATTCGAATTAAAGTATCTGAACATAGCAAACAAAGTCGCTTCCCATCgttcctttattttttaaatctacgcCAGCATAGCATGCAGGTAGAGAGATTCTTTATTCTGCGAGTGTAATATAGAGTGATTCAATAAgagtaacaataacaataacaagtGGATTGGTTACATTCCGATagtcttagccctcattcgcacaagagctttttaaacggacgttaaaaaagcgttcaaatagaacaaatgcattcccaagtaaatgagacgacagcgtttttaaaacacgacgctatttttcgagctgtgttgcattttcaatctGCGTTGGAAACAGACCTTCaattaacttcatactatatttgaacgcttttttaacgtccgttaaaaaaactctcgtgcgaagaGGGCTTATGCATCTGCTAGTAGATAGACAAAATCAAGAAGCTCTATTTTTAACAACAAATGGATGCAAAACTACTCAAGCCTGAAATCTGAATCAAATTTCGAATGGAAAATACAAAAGGCATCAAATATGCACAAAAGAAAACTGCATTGAACGGAATCCAATTTGTTTATACCGTGAAAGTTGGCACGAGAGCCAACCATGAATGAGTCACAAAAAATCGATGGAGCAGACTACTTGTAAACAAACTTCGAGTGTAAATCTAAAGTCTTTCTACTTTTACCTGTCTAATGTTCGCGTTCATTCTGATTACAGGTTTGAAAATAAAGTTAGTGTTAATATATCATACCATAACAAAGAACGCGAATTAACGTAGAAAAAACTAACTGTTTTTTGTTATCTTTTATCGCTCCTAATTACTGTTTTATATAActcagtgatttttttttttcaatttaatacaatatattttttttcaattcaatacaACTATTCAAGTAGGTCAAAAGATAGTGGGTTCATTTTttgcattatttaaaaatataaatacggaGCACAACCTGCTCCGAAACATCAAACGACTCAGCTATTCAACAATTTCGTTAAAACAAATAGAGTCAGTTATTTCATATTCAAATCAAATTATATTGCCTTCATAGTAAATACtagaaaaacattgaaaacattCCAAAAGTACTCGGGCAGACAGCAAGAACTTATTTATTGAAACCGTAAAAGTTGGCACACGCAGCCCTGAATGAATCACAAAAAATCGATGGAGCTTGTAAATAAAGTTTGCGCGTAAATCTAAAGTTGTTCTTACTCCACCGTTCTAATGCTCACGTTCGAGATTAACATTAGAAACGCAAAGTCGGTGATATATTACGATAGATAAATTCTATATTCAAActtaaatgattaatttatagttttaattatctCATAATCTCTCACAGCTGTGTAATAAGTATAGAAACATTAATAGAGTAGTTGTCTTataacaaactagctgacgccgcgcggtttcacccgcgtggttcccgttcccgtcggaatacggggataacatatattctatagccttcttcgataaataggctatctaacactaaaagaaattttcaaattggaccagtagtttctgagattagcgcgttcaaaaaaacaaactcttcagctttataatattagtatagataacaaatttattataaacaatactAATTTCGTTTAGTACATGAAATAGGAGTCAGAAATATATActtcgatattaattaatataagttaacgatttcttaaaaaaacttaattttattccattttgGATCGTCACGATGTTATTTGatggaataaacgtcaaactaaggCGTGCccaatttttttgattttacgGTTTAGTGTTAACGTCATGATACAGGTAAACAATATAAAGTCGTGGCcgatagcgttttggctcgtattgtcaaaaaatatttaaaaagttaaaatttttatgtatccATGTCTCaactcaatttattttttttcaatatatagAATACCTTCATAGAATACAACCATCAAATCTTTTTCGAATCAAGCTCGCCTCACATAGCTCTCCCtcggtaaaaaaaaatcttattaccTAGCCTAGGCCTAACTCCTATCAGCTCTAGAGCGTGCAACACGCTAAAAGGAACCTAATTATTTCCAAAATCATTTGACATcagcttaaaataaaatttattcagatggtgttggcaaatgtaatttaaatagtaGATGTACAGTtgctgtaatataataaaatgaaaaggaaAATTACTATATTGCATTCTGGTGAcagcaataatataattttaacaccCCACGCGGATCCGGAACGAGGATATAAAAGTTTTACGTATACGTACGGGGTCATAATTTTCGTGGGATCGTAAAAAGACGCGCTCGCAATGTTGGCTACGTTTTGGCGGGAAAGCTTTGTGTCATTAATTGTACTGACATAAGTACGAGTACCTTTAGCtttgcaacttcgttcgtaacacacccgatgatccgcgcgggccggggggcatgtagcgatgaatgaaaaacccacgactgatgcacctcacttttccgcacgcacgatttcataccagcGCAGTcattccccccgtcgcccgcatatcatgtcaGTGTCAAcaacgaacttgtcagactatagACATGCGAGAATATCCTTACATCCCAAACTGGGTCGATCTACTCTCAtagctatttttaaatgttatacaTTACGGTTTAAGTTACCGATGTAATATAATACTATGTTTACTAATAAGGTTTTGtagttttgttttgtacaagAAGATTTAAGTGCAAGAATTGCTTTTCTTTCACTTAAAAGTTACGTTTCAAATCAtggttattatgttattaatagaATTTAAAATCACTTGGATCAATCTAATCAAATCACTAAATTGGAGCATAAAACGGGCGAAGCTGGGGACAAAAGCTAGTACATCACAAACCTACCAACTCAAACTTTGTTAGTAATGAGCTTTACTTTCACCTTTGATTCCCCGGGCGATATTTACAAAGTAAGAAATTCTTGGAGTTAAATTAACAACAACTATTAAATAGAAAAGTTTTTGTATCAAACCCGCCTAGGGTGTAATTTAGTTGGTTATAACAAGACAGCTAATAGTTGATGGATGTTGTATGTAttataactcagaccaattatagaaggatctgtatcgcactcatagtcacaaacaaaattgtctgtcatttttatatatcttatactaaactagaagtttttgtccgttttttacacaattcaactgcacaaaaaggtatttttacggagctctttaaccgacaaacacgtaTTCGTCGTGTTTTATATATGCATTAGATCgtcgatcatatactttgatagaaaagtaacacctagccaggcaggtcctatacaatagttggtctgagtatTATAGGGAAAGCACTATCCTTTAACACGTACACAGCCCAGTGAGCCCAACGTGGGCTCATGCCAGTTTCTACTCACAATTCCGTGAGCCCAATGTGAAATCACAAATACCTATTGGGACTTGTGGAAgataattttgtatggaggctgtgAGCGtgtaaacttaaattttaaaagactCAATAACTTTACGGTTTCAGTGCCAGACTCAAAACCAAGGGTACGATCCCCACCAAATATTCCTACGGGTGGTACCCTGCTCGTAccactgcgtgatcgaatcagaaataaggagatccgcagaagaaccaaaatcactgatatagtcagcgagtcgcgaagctgaagtggcagtgggcaggccacatagttcgatggatgatggacgttggagtcccagggtgctggaatggcgactccgcaccaaAAAGCGCAATGCTGGTCGaacccctactaggtggaccgaggacatcaagcgggttgcgggGAACAGCTGGATGCTTTAGTCTttggatgcatcacccccgttcatctgtaataagattgtacctcccacgcaagtgtggaggacgtggcttcttaaacgccaagaacctccataatcgtgaggtgtgcaatctcagagatcattttctcaagatgaatgtgagtatgtatcaggatgtcgttgcagtggataagggacttaccccgctatccctaggcaaagagaacttttgtttggaagtccatacagaaggcctatgtccagtagtggacgtccatcggctgttaatgatgatgatgatgatagggcTCGTATATCCATCTGGCATCGCGAAGATAAAGGGATATATATTGATCATGATCAAAAAGTAAGAACACGGCTAATATCTTTACTACTATTTTACAAAATGCATTTAAAGAtctataatttgaatttgaatcggGTAATATGAAagtcaaatataaaacaaaaatttttattgtcgaCAAGCCGGCTTCAGCCGGTGCACAAAAAGCAACACATACAAGCGCGACATAACTCCATACACAATATACAAGGACTCCACACGACGGCTGCAAGTATGAACATCAAAATCTCCGTGAGCTGCTTCCAAGCGTGGAGCAGAGACAAGAAATGTGGGTAAAACGATGGGAACTTTCTATAAACAGATGGAAAAGGCTGATTTCTCAGGGACGACATGTAGAAATTACAGGGATCTTCTCCGACGACATTAATTTTCGTCGACTTCCTTTTCTTGTGTTTAAGTttagaactttttggttcttgtTTCATAGACGCACCTCTACCCTCTGATTTTAAAGAATGATACCTTTTACCTTTCGCTGTTTCACCAATATTGCGAGAAGCACAACCACAATGTTGACACTTACATGACTTTTTATGATTAATACCAACAGCTTCCAGTAATGATCCAATAAAGCCACCTTTCTTTGAGtttgatttgataatattatcaaaaacttcttctttatttaatatatgaaaCTTTTTCGAGTCTAGCTGAACTTCAATTAAAGGCTTTTTCttacattttgtatttgaatGTATAACATTATCGATAACTtgatctttatttaaaatatcataacTACCTGAATCTAATTGCATTTCAAATAATGGCTTTTTATCCTTTAGGACACCGCACACTTctgttttttgattttttttatttgaatattgaTCACCCGCTGCTTTATTCAACTCCTCTTTATTTAGTTTAACTTTCCCAGGCTTTGATCTTTGGTTCGACTTTACTGGCTTTTCATTAGAGTTTGCAaacgtataaatattatttttctctctCATAAAATCTATTGTAGTTGTAGGGTTTGCAGTTTTTAAAAAGCCAACTTTTGTAGGAAACGGCTGCTTTTTGTTTCTGTTCGCTCGGTCTTTCATAGTTTTTAGTTTAGCTAGATCTCTCGTTCtcttattaatgttaaaattattattcaaatccGTTCCCAAATATGTCGGtttaatacacacacacacattttttcCTTTTGCCGTATTTAGTTTAACACTTCTCGCTTTAGACTCGTGTTTCATATATACACTTTgatgtaataaattaactataggATTTGTATAAAACGTCTTTTCGTACATTTTCGGTTTAGACGAATATTGACTAAGTTTAGTTGGATTTTCATTCTTAGAAAATATCAATTCatcatttttgttattattcttaTGCAATATTTGCGTACAACATCGAATAAGTtgtttgatactttttcttttattagttattttagtgGTCATGTCATTCAAAGAAATATTAGATCTTTTACGAGTTAGCCGTTTACCACTTTTTACCAATgtccttttatttttaagaaactcACTATGTGGAGAAAATATTGCTGTATTACTAgttccattttgtttttcggcCAAATAAGGTGCAATAGTCTTTATGTCATTAGAAAATATAGCTTCGCTATCTAGACGGAGGCAATTATTACGTGAATTTaaacaggtattttttttaatattttttttatttagttttgcaGTAAGCGGTTGTGgtctaacataataaaaattcttCGATATCGCTTTAGGATTGTGTTGCACAGATACTCTTCCTACTTTAATAGTTTGATGAAATGGCACCTTTGGGctcatataattatttttaaggtctaaacaacaaaaacatctttttaatggttttttcCGTGATTTTTTATGTGCATTAGTTTCACGATCTAAATGGGTTTTATAAACATTTGCACTACTATCATGAAGTCTATTTCGCTTCATTGTTTCATCAAAATCTTGTATATTCGTAGTAGATTGTGGTTGAATTTCTTTCTTGTTAAATTCAATACTGAAACTAACATTAGAACTAATTCTAACAGCTCTTATATTATCTTGAATACCTCTAAATCTAGGTACTTCGACGATATTAGAGACACCGTTATTACCGTGAGTGTCTGtatcaataaaattagtttGATTCGTTTGATAATCTAAGTTGTTTTTCAATACACAAACTCCTTTATTACGAGTACATCGAGGTTGAAAGCGAGTAATAGTGTCttgtgttttaaaattctttttcctcattttaattcttttaagaCATTCATATGGATCACATTCCCCTGGTACGCACGAAAATGGTTCACATTCAAATTCATGCAATTGGCcagattgtatttttaatttcgcGGGACTTTTGTCTAACCCAATGTGATCATGTGCGTACGATTTTTTGcccttttttttaacttgtgaTGATTGGTGAACAAACAAAGGTGATAATgtagtatttgtatttgtttttgctACTCTTTTATAACCGGTGTCTTGTATTCCTTTTGTTTTTACTATTCTTTTGTGATTGTGTGTGTCCCATATTGCTTTGTTTGGTTTTTGGCTATTATAGTTTGGTGCAGggtgatttttataaaattcaatatcaaatttaaattgaGAACTTATTCTTACAGCATTTTCATTATGGCTTGGATAAGTATTTGTATTTGCCtcttcctcctcctcctccatGCGGGCACTCTCGTTAAAATTTGGCTGCTTAAAGTTAACTTTATCGGGCTCTTTTATTAGGGTTTTgacatttttcttttcaatattaTGAGGTCTGACATAAACAGACTGTGTCTTAGATCTAGCGTGATCAGCAGTAGACattttaaagttcttttttcTGTATTTGCTCATAATTTGACTACAAATATATGAATCACATTGACCAGCTACACATATACCTGGTTTGCACTGAGTTTGTACTGTACGAGTACTCATATTAGTATTATATGCTGCGTTACGTttctgttttttaaaaaaacacatacattTTGTAATGAATGCACTTCTTTCTGATTTATTCctttcttgtttttttaaatgaggAAATGGTTCAACATATTCATTATCTCTCGATTCTATATTCATTATTTCGGACTCTCGTTGTTCATCGAAATGTGAGGGCGGTTGATGATCTTTACGAAATTCTacattaaaactgaaatttgaTTCTATGCGAACTGCTTTACGTTTGGATTTTTGGTTTGGTAATGGGTTATTGTATTGTTTGGGTTTAAAACTTACACCCTGACTTCTGTGTATATACTTCCCCTGATTATTTCTTGCCAAGCTTGATGTAGATTTTGTTATGTAGTTTTGTTGGGTACTTGTTCCAACTTCATAATACCCCATGTTTTTCATTATCTTTAAACATTGATAAGGATCGCATTGACCCGGAATACATATATTAGGAACACATTCATAAGGTTTAACATCGTATGGTAATTTAGGAGGCTTAaccttttttgtattttgtcctCGGCTCACATAAATGTTGTCATTAAAATATGGTGGGCTGTCTGTTTGTTGGTTTTGTAGTTGTTTATGGAATCTTCCTCTTTTCTGTAATTTCAAGGTACAAAAACATCGTTCCAAGTTTGTCTTCGTAACAGATCCCGTTTCCAAAGTTTTAACAAAAGCGGATTGCGCTTTATTCGATTTGGAAAACCTTTTTACAGGTTTTTGAAAATGATTTACATGTGAAGAATATTTCGATGAACCTTTATTTTTCGGAGTTGATAAATTCTTTGAGAATTTTACGTCCAAACTGAAGCTGGAGCCTATACGAACTGCTtgcttttgattatttttaaaagtctgTCTGTGGGGCCTAGCTCTACCGCTTGGCTGGAATTGATAATCATTGCCAGATTTTATTGAGTTACGTTTATCTTTTATCATTACCCTGGCTACCGTATAAACTCTACgagtttgaaatattttttttttgcttcttTGTGTTGCACTTACAGAcgtttctttcttttcttgtgAATTTAAtgagtaaatacatttttttaataaagaatttgtAATATAACCTTGATGTGTCCATGCACCTTGAACTTGTGTTTCTGCTTGGCCAACATTTAGTTTATTCATATTCAATCccttgatttttttgttataatttattctttttttcgTAGGGTACATCAGCTTATTTTCTTTAGTAGATAATTTACCTTTATTTAtctcaatattaaaattgaacGTAGAACCTATTTTAGCtttttctgattttattatGGACGGAGATGAAGgtataaattcattttcaataGATCTCTCTGGGTCTTGAGTGTTGGTCaacatttctttttctttatctttCAATTTATATTGAACTAACATAGACTTGATTTTTTCTGGATATGTTGCACTAGATGTTAATTCTGATTTTGAGCGACGTGtatttaaatcaacttttgtACTTCCTACTAATTTCTTTCTacagtttttcataatttccttaatttgtaattttagtgTATCACAACTTCTTTTAAGTGAAAATCCAATACGCGAGAATTGGCTTTTCTTAATCATTTGCATTTCAGTACCCAGCTTTAGTTTTTGATATGATTTTTGTTTCGTTGTTGTTAAGCTTTTTATATTTGaaggtttttttatatgttGGTCTCCATAAGCGTCTCTATCTTTATCAAACTCATTATGAGATATAAAGCCCAAGGTAGATTTGGTTTTTAGTACTTGAAAATTAGGGTCAATATCATTAGCCTTCCGcgcattgattgattgaatataTTGATGCGGAGCACACTGGCACAAATAGTTTGATTTCGTACGCATGTTTTTGTCTTCTATTCGTTTATGATCAGTGTCATGTAAATTTACCTTTGAAGctgatttttttatcattacgAACTTTTTTGTTCCTTGGCCCTTTTTTTTAGTGTTGAATGATTGAACTCTTAGTTTCAAGGCACAATAGTAACACTTCAATACCTGACGACGAGTTTTTGTGTTattcaataattttacaaatctcATTTTGGAGCATTGTCGttgcaaatgttttttattttttttatttggaagcGGCTGTTTGTGACTATATTTAACACTTGAATATTGATATGACCCTAAATTGGCATCTGTTAGCATTTTTAGACCTGATAATTTTTTATCAGATTGAATATGTTTAAGacttatttcttttgttttgctatcactaataattaaagtttgtatctttttattttttaaatatttggtaatacttttattatttatttctcgtGTTTGTTTGTTCAACAACAcaggtttttttgttttaataatttttcccTTTGTTAA
This window contains:
- the LOC128198284 gene encoding uncharacterized protein LOC128198284; amino-acid sequence: MNTVIKKIGDESSSSTTYSYVKSELGDLSLNMIDQGSRIDRLCLEKYIPLREQKLLQRLVRTRAVHDDIRAQIISDSTVSQSTKNDDSSGRAIFVRNLDDSEISSALLGIVNMVDRGTIGTKKLHHCCSCCSCSSKISIHELYFKRKRLKRPYTCGNKSKARGKRRYNKQQALRLKTKLIRSDPCTCTFKLFKKHSKHIKNVHLRPPSLFDLQPTTDEEVKQKRRKINDMVGTPNHNLKQLNVRIKDKISKEITKVKQSQTLLQELPTKISSGGYNQPKDKEVSSNIRRGVKEKIVKKDSQAIAMDHEISFLDKNDSFKKFKTDGRQNQTIEDCKWDSEQECVEDDSFSEKCIFKLKHGRYFNNDVHKGNNYKIKTQGRKAGESLRLINQKNQALKLTKGKIIKTKKPVLLNKQTREINNKSITKYLKNKKIQTLIISDSKTKEISLKHIQSDKKLSGLKMLTDANLGSYQYSSVKYSHKQPLPNKKNKKHLQRQCSKMRFVKLLNNTKTRRQVLKCYYCALKLRVQSFNTKKKGQGTKKFVMIKKSASKVNLHDTDHKRIEDKNMRTKSNYLCQCAPHQYIQSINARKANDIDPNFQVLKTKSTLGFISHNEFDKDRDAYGDQHIKKPSNIKSLTTTKQKSYQKLKLGTEMQMIKKSQFSRIGFSLKRSCDTLKLQIKEIMKNCRKKLVGSTKVDLNTRRSKSELTSSATYPEKIKSMLVQYKLKDKEKEMLTNTQDPERSIENEFIPSSPSIIKSEKAKIGSTFNFNIEINKGKLSTKENKLMYPTKKRINYNKKIKGLNMNKLNVGQAETQVQGAWTHQGYITNSLLKKCIYSLNSQEKKETSVSATQRSKKKIFQTRRVYTVARVMIKDKRNSIKSGNDYQFQPSGRARPHRQTFKNNQKQAVRIGSSFSLDVKFSKNLSTPKNKGSSKYSSHVNHFQKPVKRFSKSNKAQSAFVKTLETGSVTKTNLERCFCTLKLQKRGRFHKQLQNQQTDSPPYFNDNIYVSRGQNTKKVKPPKLPYDVKPYECVPNICIPGQCDPYQCLKIMKNMGYYEVGTSTQQNYITKSTSSLARNNQGKYIHRSQGVSFKPKQYNNPLPNQKSKRKAVRIESNFSFNVEFRKDHQPPSHFDEQRESEIMNIESRDNEYVEPFPHLKKQERNKSERSAFITKCMCFFKKQKRNAAYNTNMSTRTVQTQCKPGICVAGQCDSYICSQIMSKYRKKNFKMSTADHARSKTQSVYVRPHNIEKKNVKTLIKEPDKVNFKQPNFNESARMEEEEEEANTNTYPSHNENAVRISSQFKFDIEFYKNHPAPNYNSQKPNKAIWDTHNHKRIVKTKGIQDTGYKRVAKTNTNTTLSPLFVHQSSQVKKKGKKSYAHDHIGLDKSPAKLKIQSGQLHEFECEPFSCVPGECDPYECLKRIKMRKKNFKTQDTITRFQPRCTRNKGVCVLKNNLDYQTNQTNFIDTDTHGNNGVSNIVEVPRFRGIQDNIRAVRISSNVSFSIEFNKKEIQPQSTTNIQDFDETMKRNRLHDSSANVYKTHLDRETNAHKKSRKKPLKRCFCCLDLKNNYMSPKVPFHQTIKVGRVSVQHNPKAISKNFYYVRPQPLTAKLNKKNIKKNTCLNSRNNCLRLDSEAIFSNDIKTIAPYLAEKQNGTSNTAIFSPHSEFLKNKRTLVKSGKRLTRKRSNISLNDMTTKITNKRKSIKQLIRCCTQILHKNNNKNDELIFSKNENPTKLSQYSSKPKMYEKTFYTNPIVNLLHQSVYMKHESKARSVKLNTAKGKNVCVCIKPTYLGTDLNNNFNINKRTRDLAKLKTMKDRANRNKKQPFPTKVGFLKTANPTTTIDFMREKNNIYTFANSNEKPVKSNQRSKPGKVKLNKEELNKAAGDQYSNKKNQKTEVCGVLKDKKPLFEMQLDSGSYDILNKDQVIDNVIHSNTKCKKKPLIEVQLDSKKFHILNKEEVFDNIIKSNSKKGGFIGSLLEAVGINHKKSCKCQHCGCASRNIGETAKGKRYHSLKSEGRGASMKQEPKSSKLKHKKRKSTKINVVGEDPCNFYMSSLRNQPFPSVYRKFPSFYPHFLSLLHAWKQLTEILMFILAAVVWSPCILCMELCRACMCCFLCTG